In one Silene latifolia isolate original U9 population chromosome 10, ASM4854445v1, whole genome shotgun sequence genomic region, the following are encoded:
- the LOC141605804 gene encoding photosystem I chlorophyll a/b-binding protein 6, chloroplastic, whose product MALAVASTALSTLPIKEITRKYNPGKLEKCMVGNGSSRLNATKGGISTVCEPLPPDRPLWFPGSSPPEWLDGSLPGDFGFDPLGLGSDPELLRWFAQAELMHSRWAMLAVAGILIPEWFESLGLMENFDWYNAGSKEYFADPITLFVVQLALMGWVEGRRWADYVNPGCVDMQPKVPHKVNPTPDVGYPGGLWFDPMMWGRGSPDPVMVLRTKEIKNGRLAMLAFVGFCFQAVYTGEGPIENLTKHIADPGHYNVFSAFSSH is encoded by the exons ATGGCTCTAGCTGTAGCATCCACTGCACTCTCCACCCTTCCTATCAA AGAAATTACAAGGAAATATAACCCAGGGAAACTAGAGAAATGCATGGTTGGTAATGGAAGTAGTAGATTGAATGCTACAAAAGGCGGTATTTCGACTGTTTGTGAGCCACTTCCTCCAGATAGGCCATTGTGGTTCCCTGGTAGCAGTCCACCTGAATGGTTAGATGGCAG CCTTCCTGGTGATTTTGGCTTTGACCCACTTGGATTAG GTTCTGATCCTGAGCTACTAAGATGGTTTGCACAAGCAGAACTGATGCACAGTAGGTGGGCAATGCTAGCAGTCGCAGGAATCTTGATTCCTGAATGGTTCGAAAGCCTAGGCCTAATGGAAAACTTCGACTGGTACAATGCTGGGTCTAAGGAATATTTTGCAGACCCAATAACCTTATTTGTGGTCCAACTAGCCTTGATGGGTTGGGTAGAAGGCCGGAGATGGGCAGACTATGTGAACCCTGGGTGTGTTGACATGCAGCCCAAGGTTCCCCATAAGGTGAACCCCACGCCAGACGTGGGTTACCCCGGTGGGCTGTGGTTTGACCCGATGATGTGGGGAAGAGGGTCCCCTGATCCTGTCATGGTGCTGAGGACTAAGGAGATTAAGAATGGTAGGCTTGCAATGTTGGCTTTTGTTGGATTTTGTTTTCAGGCTGTTTATACAGGTGAAGGCCCTATAGAGAATCTCACTAAGCACATTGCTGATCCGGGTCATTATAACGTATTCTCG GCATTCTCATCACATTAA
- the LOC141605803 gene encoding pollen receptor-like kinase 3, protein MSAVRFLLLLLCLSLSLPKLLSLTEAEALLAIKKSMLNTGKLSSWKENSKPCEDKWEGVFCEAGKPVVIRLHLQNMDLSGVVDVNALTQIKNLKTLSLSNNSFSGPLPSVNKLAGLRALYVSANKFSGEIPVDHFAGASLRRVWLSDNQFSGKIPESLGKLPSLTALHLEGNQFSGSIPDISQPSLTELDMSRNQLVGEVPASMVRFGADAFKGNAGVCGKLVGIDCEANKEPVTGGNIKNTVGVMIGVVVVMLILLLLTTGLKSKNKENDFRVLSKTSIDEEDVVEVRVHGNGGKGGGGSTRSVGSQGGGDGGGSVGGGSSKKSGENSSHKNGSRKGSQHGKTSNNSGMGDLIVINNEKGSFGLADLMKAAAEVLGNGGLGSAYKAVMANGLSVVVKRIRDMNKLDKEEFDVAIRHIGNLRHKNILTPLAYHYRKEEKLVISEHVPKGSLLYVMHGDRGTCHSDLNWPTRLKIIKGIASGVQYIHAQFSSYDIPHGNLKSSNVLLTDTYEPLLSDYAFIKMVSVNQASQGMFAYKSPEGIESQQVSHKSDIYCLGIIILEVLTGKFPSQYLNAGKGGTDVIQWVQSAIGDKKEAESLDPEIVSSYGDSVPSMIELLHLGAACTESDPSRRPSLEDVLKRIEQIKG, encoded by the exons ATGTCAGCTGTtagatttcttcttcttctcctatGTCTATCATTGTCACTTCCTAAATTGTTGTCGCTTACGGAGGCGGAAGCCCTTTTAGCAATCAAGAAATCGATGTTGAATACGGGGAAATTGAGTTCTTGGAAGGAAAACTCTAAGCCTTGTGAGGACAAATGGGAAGGTGTCTTTTGTGAGGCAGGAAAACCCGTGGTTATAAGGTTACATTTACAAAATATGGACCTTTCTGGTGTAGTTGATGTCAATGCCTTGACCCAAATAAAGAATTTGAAGACGCTTAGTCTTTCCAATAACTCTTTTTCAGGGCCTTTACCGTCTGTTAATAAGTTAGCCGGTTTAAGGGCTCTGTATGTGAGCGCGAATAAGTTTTCAGGTGAAATTCCTGTGGATCATTTTGCAGGAGCTTCGTTGAGGCGTGTTTGGTTGTCCGATAATCAGTTTTCTGGTAAGATACCGGAGTCATTAGGGAAATTGCCTAGTTTAACAGCATTGCATTTAGAAGGGAATCAGTTTAGTGGGTCAATTCCGGACATATCTCAACCATCCTTGACGGAGTTGGATATGTCCAGAAATCAATTGGTAGGGGAAGTTCCTGCAAGTATGGTTAGGTTTGGAGCTGATGCTTTTAAGGGAAATGCAGGAGTTTGTGGGAAATTGGTAGGAATTGATTGCGAGGCTAATAAAGAACCCGTAACAGGTGGTAATATAAAGAATACTGTCGGGGTGATGATTGGAGTTGTGGTAGTTATGCTCATCTTGTTGCTCTTGACAACAGGTTTGAAGTCTAAAAACAAAGAAAATGACTTTAGGGTGCTCAGTAAGACATCAATTGATGAGGAGGATGTGGTTGAGGTTCGGGTACATGGTAACGGTGGTAAGGGAGGTGGTGGGAGTACCCGGAGTGTTGGTAGTCAAGGTGGGGGTGATGGTGGAGGTAGTGTGGGAGGGGGTAGCTCAAAGAAGTCAGGAGAAAATTCCTCGCATAAGAATGGGAGTCGAAAAGGGTCTCAACATGGGAAGACTAGTAATAATAGTGGGATGGGTGACCTAATTGTGATTAACAATGAGAAAGGTTCGTTTGGTTTGGCCGACTTGATGAAGGCAGCGGCTGAGGTGTTGGGAAATGGAGGGCTTGGATCGGCATACAAGGCCGTGATGGCTAATGGGTTGTCCGTGGTTGTGAAGAGGATTCGGGATATGAATAAGTTGGATAAGGAAGAGTTCGATGTTGCCATTAGGCACATAGGAAATCTTCGTCATAAAAATATCTTGACTCCTCTTGCGTATCATTATCGGAAAGAGGAGAAGCTTGTGATTTCCGAGCACGTTCCTAAAGGCAGCTTGTTGTATGTCATGCACG GGGATCGAGGCACATGCCATTCTGACCTGAACTGGCCAACCcggctcaaaatcatcaaagggATTGCAAGCGGGGTGCAGTACATTCATGCCCAATTCTCTTCCTATGATATTCCTCACGGAAACCTAAAGTCCAGCAATGTACTTCTGACTGATACTTACGAACCTCTTCTATCAGATTACGCCTTCATTAAAATGGTTAGCGTTAACCAAGCATCACAGGGAATGTTTGCCTATAAATCCCCTGAAGGAATAGAATCCCAACAAGTGTCTCACAAATCAGACATATATTGTCTTGGAATCATCATTCTTGAGGTTTTGACGGGTAAATTCCCGTCTCAATATCTGAATGCCGGTAAAGGTGGGACTGATGTGATCCAGTGGGTCCAGTCAGCCATTGGGGATAAGAAAGAGGCTGAATCTTTGGACCCAGAAATTGTATCATCTTATGGGGATTCAGTTCCATCTATGATAGAGCTTCTTCATCTGGGAGCTGCTTGTACAGAGAGTGATCCAAGTAGGCGGCCTAGTTTAGAGGATGTACTAAAGAGAATAGAGCAAATAAAGGGTTAG